A stretch of DNA from Juglans microcarpa x Juglans regia isolate MS1-56 chromosome 5D, Jm3101_v1.0, whole genome shotgun sequence:
TTTTATGAAGTAGATTTTGAGCTTAAGGAAGAAACTCATATAATGAACTTTCACGTAACTGCTGCATGCCCTTCATTACTCCtttaaatgtaaatataattctttcaaccaaagagtCAAAACAAACTTGTGACTTAGTTCAATATATGTTCTATTTTTTCGAAACTTTTTTATTTGGGCTATAGAAGAAACCAAACGAAACACGTACTATCTTTACAGCATTTGCCTCATAACGAACTGGATGCCGGCCATTATTGAAACAAATTGATGGATTTGTTTTCCAGTATTCAAGCATGTTGTTACATTACACCGTATTTCAAGTTATATTCTGGTTGATAATCTTGAAATTTGCAGGTTAACTCTGGAAATCGACCAGTGACAGGGGTCCGTCTATACTTGGAAGGCAAGAGAAGTGACCATCTTGCAATTCATCTTCAGCATCTCTCAACTGTTCCCAAGATTCTCCAACTCTCAGATGACCACGGTTTTGAGCCCATTGAGGAACCAGCTGATCGAGCCTACTTTGAACCTGTCAAGTGGAGCATATTCTCACATGTCTGCACTGCCCCAGTGCAGTACAATGGTTCTCACATTGATGACTCTGCTTCTATTTTGACAAAGGCCCGGTTTGAAGTTAAGGTTATTGGAATGAGGAAAGTTTTGTTCTTGAGGCTTGGATACTCCATGGTGGCATCTGCAAGGATACGTAGATCAGAATGGGAAGGATCCACAACTTCATCTCGAAAATCTGGTTTCATCTCAATGATGATTAGCACAAGATTTAGTGCTGGACTGAACCCACCTGAGAAGCCAGCCAAAGTGGATATGAATTCAGCAGTTTATCCAGGTGGGCCACCCTTACCACCAAGGGCCCCTAAAATGGCAACTTTTGTTAATACGAAGGAAATGGTGAGGGGCCCAGAGGACCCGCCTGGATATTGGGTGGTCACCGGAGCCAAGCTGTGTGTAGTTGGTGGCAGAATCTCAATCAAAGTGAAATACTCACTGTTGACCATAATGTCAGAAGAGTCAATAGTATTAATGTGAGAATACCGAACAGGGAGCAAAGTCAATTTTTTCCGTTGTAAATGGATCGGGtagattttgtatttaaatcagcttcaatattattatttggccCAAATCCTTTTTGGCTTGACGATGCTATTCATTCCAAGGAAACAACCTTTATCTTTTTCAATCTTGGTGGCACACAACTTTTTCCCCAGTGAaccttattttctttaaatcggATGAAGTGAAATCAGTCTCGACCTTCAAGAGAAAAGAGCAAACTTTGAACATCATCTGTAGAAGAAGATAGATCATATATTGTCGAATAATCTTGtcaggaaaattaaaaaatagtctCAGGAAAGTAATCATTCCACTTTCCCAGGTTGCCTCAAGTACATACGTTGATCACTGATAATTTTTTGCACTGAAAATGGTAAGCACAACATAAAGCAAGTagttttctattaataaaatcacTTGTGGAGAATGTAATATTACATTTAAATCAATAGATATCAAggaatacaaattaatttttgggTTAGTTGGGTAAAAGCTGTAGGTTCATGACAGGCCTCCAATATGCCTCTCTATGTCAGATAATGAATGGGCAGTGTCTGCATAGGGTGTGTACTTTGGTAGCAAAAGGAGAGCGCTTCACCTCCACAGGATGGACATGAGTGGTAAAGGGAGCACTACTCCACAGAGATCACCAATAATCTCCACAAGAACACAAACCTCCTTTAAAATGGTGGAATCTATTGATGTCTCTCACGATAATCTCCCTTGAGACAATTTTACAAATGAACTTGAATGCAGTGTGGCAGTCAATGCAGATTCGAAGATTCTTCTTCACCCTAATGGGAACTCCTGGTGGAGTAGCAATTAAACCAAAAGCCACTGCAAGTTTTTCGCTGTGGTGGAACAGAAGCCGCTCCTTTTCACTCTGTTCCAGATCATGAAGGTCAATCTCTACCATTGGAACATAGCCAGCTTTATTCATCAAGTCAGCGAGCTCATCAAGTTTGGCATATATTTCCTTGCTTCTAGAATGGCTTCTATCTCCTACTATAAAGGTGTATACTTTGTCTTTGACCTCAATCCAACTCATTCCAGGTTCCTTCTTCACCATGCTATCTTTCATAAGCCTTCTCACCTTTGCAACATTTTCCCACATGCCAGCTGATGCATAAATGTTTGCAAGAAGCACATGGGTACCTGATTTCTCTGGTTCAAGTGTTAGGAGCATCTCAGCAGCATGTCGGCCGAGATGAACATTTTTATGGATTCTTGCAGCACCAAGAAGGGCACCCCAAACCGAAGCATTAGCTTGAAAAGGCATTGTATTTACAAGTTCCATTGCTTCATCTAATTTCCCAGCACGGCCAAGGAGATCAATCATACAAGCATAATGCTCTTGCATTGGTTCAATACCAAACAACTCTTTCATTGAATCAAAATATTCTCTGGCTTCGCTTACCAAACCTGCATGATTGCATGCACAAAGGACACTAACTAAAGTTATATGATTTGgagaaacatcatttttaagCATCTGGTTAAACAATTGGAGGGCCTGTTTCCCATGGCCGTGTTGTGCAAGTCCCCCAATCATTGCAGACCATGATACTATTCCTCTCTTGGGTATCTCAGAGAAAGCACGATCTGCATCATCTATGCTTCCACACTTTGCGTACATGTTAACTATAGAATTTCCAGCAAAGACATCAGACATGAACCCAAACTTCAGAGCATGAACATGTATCTGTTTACCTTGTTCATATGCTGATAAATTTGCACAAGCATTTAGAAGGGAACTACAAACAAATGGGTCTGGCTTGATCCCCCTGTCATGCATTTGCAAATAGAGCTTTAGAGCTTCCTCACCTTGACCATACTGAGAATAAGCAGTGATCATGGATGTGAAAGCCACCAGATCTCCAATTGGGCATTCTTCAAAGGTTCTGGTTGCATCATCTAGACGACTACACTTTCCATATGCATCAAGAATGCTGTTTATGACAAAAATATCTGAATGAAAACCAAATTTCACTGAAAGTGCATGAAGTTGTCTAGAAACATTGATAGCCTCCAAGCTAGCTGTGGATTTGAGGACTGTGCATAAAGTAGTCTGGTTGAATCCTATTCCTTCCTTATGCATCTCAGCGAAAAGTGATACAGCTTCCATGTCTTCCCCATTGTGTGAATGTCCAGAGATAACAGCATTATAAGCAATCAAGTCCTCGTTTGGCATCAAATTAAAAACCATCCTTGCTTCACCCATCATATGGCACTTTGAGTACATATCTATCAGTCCCACACCCACAAACAAATCTGACTCTGTGTCCATTTTTATCAATCTAGAGTGCAACTGTCTACCCAATTCTTCAAGCCCCATTCCAGCACAAGCTTTAAGAGCACTTGATAAGGTAAACATATTTGGACGTGTTTCTGACCTTCTCATTTGCCCAAATAACTTCAAAGCCCAGCCATGGTTCCCATGAAGAACGCAGCCAGCAATTACAGCATTCCAGgaaacaatatcaggttgtgcAATTTCCTCAAAAACAATAATTGCATCTTCGATATCTCCTACTTTTGCATACATGTCAACAAGTGCGTTTGCTGAGAATGGATCATAATCATATCCGAGCTTTACCAAATACCCATGCATTTTCTTTCCTTGACCACCATTCCCCAAACCCGAGCAAGCATTCAATATACTTGACAAACTAAACTCATTTGGGCTTATTCCATTCGAAACCATCTCCTGAAACAAATCTAATGCTTCCCCACAAAAACCGCTCTGCACATAAGAAGAAAACAATGCATTCCATGAAACAACACCCCGTTCTGGAATTGCATAAAACAGTCTCCTTGAATCCCCAAACTCCCCACATTTTGCGTACAATACAATCAAAGTATTTGCAACAAACACATCGAATTCAAACCCTGTTACCACAACAATCCCATGAACCTGCTTCCCTAGCCCCAGATCCTTTGTTACAGAGCATGCCTTAAGAACACTTGGAAACGTAAACTCGTTGCACTTCACACCCAACAAGTGCATCTGATGAAAGGCCAATATAGCTTCTTTACCAAGCCCATTTTGTGCATACCCAGATATCAAAGCAGACCAAGAAACCAAATCCGGTTCAGTACTTTCCTCAACCAGTTTCCGGGCATACCCAAAACACCGACACTTTGAATACAGATTTACCAGATGGTTCCTAACATTCCGGTCCTCAGATAATCCAAATCTAACTACATGGGCATGGACTTCCATGCCTGAACTTATAGACTTGGAAGCAGTGCATTGTGAGAGGAGCTTGGAGTAGGATATAGTGCTGGGTGTTAAACTCCCCTTATGGATTGAGCTTAGAATAGTTGCAGTTTGTGGGTCTCCGCCAAATTTAACGTAGGTTTGGATAAATTTAGCAGGGAAGAGGAAAGTGGTCGGGAGAGTAATGGTTCAAACGTTAGGTAAGGTCGTTGGCGAAGATGATTTTGGAGGGAAAGGAGGCTCCAAATCCTCATGGTCCATTTGATCTTGGAGTGCCTCCAGTATTTGTACACAGTTTCGGTAGGATGATCATAGCCGTCACCAGTTAATTATAGCGTACTTTTAGAGTACAGTATGTAACCGACCAAACCGCACAATGTCTGAGCCGACCCAACCCGTAGTGCAGATCAACTTGGTCCAACCGATCCGACCTTTTGAAAGTCGGGTCCAATAagcacctctctctctctctctctctctctctctctctctctctctctctgtgttttttttAGATGTTCTTATTTGTCAAAGATAGCAGTGTCAAAAATCATCAGACAGAAAAATTGTAGGCTCtagatttcttctttttaacGAGACTTCAGAATTTACACACCTGTAATTTCTTTGATTGATCAATATCTATGATAATCTTGCGTTGTTAACTTGTTATCGaccacaaaatttttttctGCGACCACAAAATCGAAAACTGCAACAAAGAACAAAcccaaagaaaagaacaaacaaaacaagtttATATGAATCAATCAAACCATCAAACACAAAACCACAAGCATCTAAACCCACAAATTGCAAAATCCGAGATTATCCAATGACCTCCTAAGCAGTGAGAACCGGCCTCCTTGATCTTATTCTCAGCAATCTAGAAGACGAGTTTGGCCTTGAcaactaggggtgtaattggtccagtccggttttggacaaaatttagggctgaactggtatgtaccggttttttcatttttcaaaaccgactACGCACCAGTtacctcctaaaccggtacttccgattttaccgAGATCCAGTCCGGTTCCGGTTTACATATGTAGTAACAAAAACAAACATCGTAATAAAAAcaactataactatatattattaataactaaACCAAAGGTGGAGCTTAATGCAGGTAACCTGTCCAACTACTATATTTTGCTTTATTCAGTGTCAAAGACCAAGTACAACCATTCCTTTAACTATAAACACCCATCTGCTATAGAGGGTTTATATAtgctagaatatatatatatatatatattaatattataagctCCAATTAATTTCTTTACCTGATCCATATATGAAAGTCTCCTATCTGCATGCATATGttaatttcaaagtaatttcttatatgttattattcctgattttatttttatttatttttgttgagccttcacatttaaaaaaaaaatgagatgttgTAATATGCAGATGCAGATGATAAAATCTTTTTGGAACATACAAGAGAATAATGGGATTTTTTACTTAGCAGATGAATCGATAATAATGATATACAGATGCAGAtgataaaatcaatttaaaacagATGATATGCAATGGAGCAAAGCCACTTAAAAGCTTTCATTCAACTCAGAATCTTAGATGTttaatcaaacaaaacaaacagagcTTTAGGCTAACGCGgtccttagaaaaaaaaactaggagtCCGCAACCCAAACATATCATTGTAGATTAAACAAACAGGGCTTCAGTGCTTCACTATTGAGTATTGAcgttagaaaaataaagatccTCAAGAAAAATTACCGCCGAAGCAGAGAGACGTGAGAGAGGGGCTGCCGGCTGCGTGAGACGTTGAGAaagtgaggaagagaggtgagGCCGGGAACGTTCGATGCAGAGAGGCGTGAGAGGGCAGAGATGGAGGCCGCGACTCTCAGAGAGGCggagagtgaggaagagaggggTGCCGACAGAGGGACTGGAGGATGCGACGAAGGCTATTAGCCTGTTACGTGCGGCGCAATTGCTGGAGGGAGGGATCTAGGGTTTTTAAGGGAGGGGGTgggaaactgaaactgaaagt
This window harbors:
- the LOC121266383 gene encoding pentatricopeptide repeat-containing protein At4g14850-like: MEVHAHVVRFGLSEDRNVRNHLVNLYSKCRCFGYARKLVEESTEPDLVSWSALISGYAQNGLGKEAILAFHQMHLLGVKCNEFTFPSVLKACSVTKDLGLGKQVHGIVVVTGFEFDVFVANTLIVLYAKCGEFGDSRRLFYAIPERGVVSWNALFSSYVQSGFCGEALDLFQEMVSNGISPNEFSLSSILNACSGLGNGGQGKKMHGYLVKLGYDYDPFSANALVDMYAKVGDIEDAIIVFEEIAQPDIVSWNAVIAGCVLHGNHGWALKLFGQMRRSETRPNMFTLSSALKACAGMGLEELGRQLHSRLIKMDTESDLFVGVGLIDMYSKCHMMGEARMVFNLMPNEDLIAYNAVISGHSHNGEDMEAVSLFAEMHKEGIGFNQTTLCTVLKSTASLEAINVSRQLHALSVKFGFHSDIFVINSILDAYGKCSRLDDATRTFEECPIGDLVAFTSMITAYSQYGQGEEALKLYLQMHDRGIKPDPFVCSSLLNACANLSAYEQGKQIHVHALKFGFMSDVFAGNSIVNMYAKCGSIDDADRAFSEIPKRGIVSWSAMIGGLAQHGHGKQALQLFNQMLKNDVSPNHITLVSVLCACNHAGLVSEAREYFDSMKELFGIEPMQEHYACMIDLLGRAGKLDEAMELVNTMPFQANASVWGALLGAARIHKNVHLGRHAAEMLLTLEPEKSGTHVLLANIYASAGMWENVAKVRRLMKDSMVKKEPGMSWIEVKDKVYTFIVGDRSHSRSKEIYAKLDELADLMNKAGYVPMVEIDLHDLEQSEKERLLFHHSEKLAVAFGLIATPPGVPIRVKKNLRICIDCHTAFKFICKIVSREIIVRDINRFHHFKGGLCSCGDYW